The Amblyomma americanum isolate KBUSLIRL-KWMA chromosome 6, ASM5285725v1, whole genome shotgun sequence genome has a window encoding:
- the LOC144094385 gene encoding uncharacterized protein LOC144094385, producing MSSGGAATAALAGRGNRITDSDDTDYQLILPQLPTGSIVLNTVFLHGDVRARPYRVEDFRDALVPTGLLPDVLALGAYQVNHVWAVTLNGAEATRRLLAFKELKVKNRRCVIIDPQDHQVRLRLHWLLHGVADEDVRSALAAFGTVMDVSRERWRVQGMSEKGSITRTVVLKLKKGMTVEDLPHQIRVGGELALVVAPGHPMQCLRCHGTGHVRRECKVPRCSNCRRFGHEDSQCVRTYASAMGPGERDEAEHLMDATEAEDAAKGTGEPLPTAVAEQAALAGEPQVTSAERPSEPSPGPPLVQQSVDKSGASTHALPSLSSKGQEPPASDACVTTGTGTATKRPHEVSGDHDDQELASSVDEPPVKAVQGRRATFKPRPNVNAERKPADKPPPSRSESRQPDDPGGV from the coding sequence atgagctccggcggagcggcgacggcggcccttgctggccgcggaaacagaaTCACCGATAGCGACGACACGGATTATCAGCTGATACTGCCCCAACTGCCAACAGGAAGCATCGTTTTGAACACCGTGTTTTTGCACGGCGACGTGCGAGCCAGGCCCTACCGGGTCGAAGATTTTAGGGATGCTCTCGTGCCTACCGGTTTGCTGCCGGACGTGTTGGCCCTGGGAGCCTACCAGGTCAACCACGTGTGGGCAGTCACCCTGAACGGCGCGGAGGCTACAAGGCGGCTGCTGGCCTTTAAGGAACTGAAGGTGAAGAACCGTCGCTGCGTCATCATCGACCCGCAGGATCATCAGGTGAGGCTTAGGCTTCACTGGCTGCTGCACGGCGTGGCCGACGAGGATGTGCGGAGCGCACTAGCGGCGTTTGGGACTGTCATGGACGTTAGCAGAGAGCGGTGGCGTGTGCAAGGTATGAGCGAAAAGGGTTCCATAACGAGGACGGTCGTCCTGAAGCTCAAGAAGGGCATGACAGTTGAAGATTTGCCGCATCAAATACGGGTGGGAGGAGAACTGGCCTTAGTCGTGGCACCCGGTCAtccgatgcagtgcttgcgctgtcaCGGCACTGGCCACGTCCGGAGAGAGTGCAAGGTGCCGCGCTGCTCGAACTGCCGGCGTTTCGGACACGAGGACTCCCAGTGCGTCCGCACGTATGCCTCAGCAATGGGCCCGGGGGAAAGGGATGAAGCCGAGCACTTAATGGACGCGACCGAGGCAGAGGACGCGGCGAAGGGAACTGGCGAGCCGCTGCCTACCGCTGTGGCAGAGCAAGCAGCCCTCGCTGGTGAACCGCAGGTCACAAGCGCGGAACGTCCGAGTGAACCGTCGCCTGGTCCACCACTGGTGCAGCAGAGTGTCGACAAAAGCGGAGCGAGTACTCATGCACTGCCGTCTCTATCGTCGAAGGGCCAGGAACCGCCAGCCAGTGACGCTTGCGTTACAACGGGTACTGGGACTGCAACGAAACGCCCCCACGAAGTCTCCGGAGACCACGACGACCAGGAACTCGCAAGCAGCGTTGACGAGCCGCCAGTGAAAGCGGTGCAAGGAAGGCGGGCTACCTTCAAGCCACGACCAAACGTCAACGCGGAAAGAAAGCCTGCCGACAAGCCACCGCCGTCGAGAAGCGAGAGCAGACAACCGGACGACCCCGGAGGCGTCTAG